One region of Polaribacter pectinis genomic DNA includes:
- a CDS encoding TetR family transcriptional regulator C-terminal domain-containing protein, translated as MAKKKKVSKLDILTLYMDFVVEHQNKPLDVEDFCETVKIETTSFHKHFKSLKKVEKTVFKELFNNSLEVLNESEEFVSFDKKNQLLSLYFTFFENLNLNREYIVIVLKGCKNKIKSFSTFSDLKKEFIQFVNHLEISESILPIDGLEKAQRKFVGESAWIQLFLTIKFWLDDTSESFEKTDILIEKSINTSFELLENNFLKNALDLGKFIYKEKFQKE; from the coding sequence ATGGCAAAAAAGAAAAAAGTTTCTAAATTAGACATCCTTACTTTGTACATGGATTTCGTTGTAGAACATCAAAACAAACCTTTAGATGTTGAAGATTTCTGTGAAACTGTAAAGATTGAAACAACTTCTTTTCACAAACATTTTAAGTCTTTAAAAAAAGTTGAAAAAACAGTTTTTAAAGAACTTTTTAATAATTCTTTAGAAGTATTAAATGAAAGTGAAGAATTTGTTTCTTTCGATAAAAAAAATCAACTTTTAAGTTTATACTTTACTTTTTTTGAGAACCTAAATTTAAACAGAGAATACATTGTTATTGTTTTAAAAGGTTGTAAAAACAAGATAAAATCATTCAGTACATTTTCTGATTTAAAAAAGGAATTTATTCAATTTGTTAATCATTTAGAGATTTCTGAAAGCATCTTACCTATTGATGGTCTAGAAAAAGCACAGAGAAAGTTTGTTGGAGAATCTGCCTGGATTCAACTTTTTTTAACCATTAAATTTTGGTTAGATGACACTTCTGAATCTTTTGAAAAAACCGATATTTTAATTGAGAAATCTATCAATACAAGTTTTGAGCTTTTAGAAAATAATTTTCTAAAAAACGCTTTAGATTTAGGGAAATTTATCTACAAAGAAAAGTTTCAAAAAGAATAA
- a CDS encoding bacterial transcriptional activator domain-containing protein, translating into MSDLLQQLQELEIFQENATIRIQTLGGFNLWRNQEKIDAKEWGRDKTIQLLQYLISYRKRNALHKEKIMDHLWEDWNDRDFKVALHGINKVLEPNRPSRTEAIYITRQGVSYQIDLEKLWIDVEALEKYIILGNQAFEVDNEVAKKAYQNAINLYKGSYLPNRIYEDWTSEERERSQLLILGAYITLAEILLEEKPIESIRLAQNALAIDAAWEEAYRIQMKAYIVKGNRPQAIKTYMKCEVILEEEYGISPLPETKKLLQEIEAIT; encoded by the coding sequence ATGTCAGATTTACTTCAACAATTACAAGAATTAGAAATCTTTCAAGAGAATGCAACAATTCGCATTCAAACTTTAGGTGGTTTTAATTTGTGGAGAAATCAAGAAAAAATAGATGCTAAAGAATGGGGAAGAGATAAAACCATTCAGCTTTTACAATATTTAATTTCATACAGAAAAAGAAACGCGCTTCACAAAGAAAAAATAATGGATCATCTTTGGGAAGATTGGAACGACAGAGATTTTAAAGTGGCACTTCATGGAATTAACAAGGTTTTAGAACCCAACAGACCTTCTAGAACTGAAGCGATTTACATTACAAGGCAAGGTGTTAGTTATCAAATTGATTTGGAAAAACTTTGGATTGATGTTGAAGCGTTAGAAAAATATATCATTTTAGGAAATCAGGCTTTTGAAGTTGATAATGAAGTTGCTAAAAAAGCATATCAAAATGCTATAAATTTATACAAAGGTTCTTATTTACCAAACAGAATTTACGAAGATTGGACTTCCGAAGAAAGAGAAAGATCGCAGTTACTTATTTTAGGAGCCTATATTACTTTAGCAGAAATTTTATTGGAAGAAAAACCTATAGAAAGTATTCGTTTGGCGCAAAATGCATTGGCAATTGATGCTGCTTGGGAAGAAGCTTACAGAATACAAATGAAGGCTTATATTGTTAAAGGCAACAGACCTCAAGCAATAAAAACCTATATGAAATGTGAGGTTATTTTAGAAGAAGAGTATGGAATTTCTCCACTTCCTGAAACAAAAAAACTACTACAAGAAATAGAAGCAATTACCTAA
- the udk gene encoding uridine kinase, with translation MLIIGIAGGTGSGKTTVVNQIIKQLPTDEVCVISQDSYYNATDDMPYEERTKINFDHPRAIDFELIIKHLKALKSGKTVNQPVYSFVTHNRTKDTVKTHPRKVVIVEGILIFNNKDLRDLFDIKIFVHAETDERLIRRLKRDISERGRDLDEVLSRYQSTLKPMHQQFIEPTKNFADLIIPNDRFNTVAIDIVRTVINERL, from the coding sequence ATGCTTATAATTGGAATTGCTGGTGGAACTGGAAGTGGAAAAACCACAGTTGTAAATCAAATAATTAAACAATTACCAACGGATGAAGTTTGTGTAATTTCTCAAGATTCTTACTACAATGCAACAGATGATATGCCTTATGAAGAAAGAACTAAAATTAATTTCGATCATCCAAGAGCAATAGATTTTGAATTAATTATTAAACATTTAAAAGCCTTAAAATCTGGCAAAACTGTTAACCAACCAGTGTATTCTTTTGTAACTCACAACAGAACAAAAGATACTGTAAAAACACACCCAAGAAAGGTGGTTATTGTGGAAGGAATTTTAATTTTCAATAATAAAGATTTAAGAGATTTATTTGACATTAAGATTTTTGTACATGCAGAAACAGATGAGCGTTTAATAAGAAGATTAAAAAGAGATATTTCTGAAAGAGGAAGAGATTTAGATGAAGTTTTAAGCAGATATCAATCTACCTTAAAACCTATGCATCAACAATTTATAGAACCAACAAAAAACTTTGCAGACTTAATTATACCTAATGATAGGTTTAATACTGTTGCCATAGATATTGTTAGAACTGTAATAAACGAACGTTTGTAA
- a CDS encoding ABC1 kinase family protein: MKKASKIPISKLQRASKLVTTGAKVGVNYLKYYGNKITETEEEAREKLNKSNAEDIYDSLKDLKGSPLKVAQMLSMEKSILPRAYVEKFSLAQFSVPPLSEALVSKTFKKSFGKFPSDIYDSFDLKAYNAASIGQVHKAEKDGKKLAVKIQYPGVSDSIKSDLALLKPFVIRMFNMKGKMSDEYFLEVQNKLLEETDYVLEVEQSQEIVDACKDIPNLAFPSYYKELSSKQIITMDWMQGIHLSEFTNTNTNQEKANLLGQALWDFYMFQIHNLKKVHADPHPGNFLISEDDKLVALDFGCMKTIPLDFYNPYFVLANKETLANDTLFDEKMYELEILLKDDSKEELEFFRAMFHEMLSIFTQPFHVETFDFSDEVFFNKISEFGERYSKSAELRSMNGSRGSKHFIYMNRTFFGLYNLMFDLKAKDIKINNYLKL, encoded by the coding sequence ATGAAAAAAGCAAGCAAAATACCTATTTCTAAATTACAAAGAGCTTCTAAATTAGTTACAACAGGCGCAAAAGTTGGTGTAAATTATTTAAAATATTACGGAAATAAAATTACAGAAACTGAAGAAGAAGCAAGAGAAAAACTAAATAAATCGAATGCAGAAGATATTTACGATAGCTTAAAAGACTTAAAAGGAAGTCCGCTTAAAGTTGCGCAAATGTTAAGCATGGAAAAAAGTATTTTACCAAGAGCATACGTAGAAAAATTTTCTTTAGCGCAATTTTCTGTTCCACCACTTTCTGAAGCCTTGGTTTCTAAAACTTTTAAAAAGAGTTTTGGAAAATTCCCAAGTGACATTTACGATTCTTTTGATTTAAAAGCATACAATGCAGCAAGTATTGGACAAGTTCATAAAGCAGAGAAGGATGGTAAAAAATTAGCTGTTAAAATTCAATATCCAGGAGTTTCAGACAGTATAAAATCTGATTTAGCATTGCTAAAACCTTTTGTTATTAGAATGTTTAACATGAAAGGAAAAATGTCTGATGAGTATTTTTTAGAGGTTCAAAATAAATTATTAGAAGAAACAGACTACGTTTTAGAAGTAGAACAAAGCCAAGAAATTGTTGACGCTTGTAAAGATATCCCAAATTTAGCTTTCCCTAGTTATTACAAGGAACTGTCGTCTAAACAGATAATTACAATGGATTGGATGCAAGGAATCCATTTATCAGAATTTACAAACACCAACACAAATCAAGAAAAAGCAAATTTACTTGGACAAGCTTTGTGGGATTTTTATATGTTTCAAATTCATAATTTAAAAAAGGTACATGCAGATCCTCATCCAGGGAATTTTTTAATTTCTGAAGATGATAAATTAGTCGCTTTAGATTTTGGTTGTATGAAAACAATTCCTTTAGATTTTTACAACCCGTATTTTGTTTTAGCAAACAAAGAAACGCTTGCTAATGATACATTATTTGATGAGAAAATGTACGAATTAGAAATTTTATTGAAAGATGATAGTAAAGAAGAATTAGAATTTTTTAGAGCGATGTTTCATGAAATGCTATCTATTTTTACACAACCTTTTCACGTAGAAACTTTTGATTTTTCTGACGAAGTATTTTTTAATAAAATATCTGAATTTGGCGAACGTTATTCTAAAAGTGCAGAATTAAGATCTATGAATGGTAGTAGAGGTTCCAAGCATTTTATTTACATGAATAGAACTTTTTTCGGGCTCTATAATTTAATGTTCGATTTAAAAGCGAAAGACATTAAAATTAATAATTATCTTAAATTATAA
- a CDS encoding FtsB family cell division protein, with amino-acid sequence MSFNQFKNNKVVKIFTNTYVIILTFFIIWMFFWDDNSYLVHRRFNSEINDLEHAISSYQKKIKEDKATIKKLQDSLQLERFAREKYLMKKENEDIYIIEFDSIKK; translated from the coding sequence ATGTCTTTTAACCAATTTAAAAACAATAAAGTAGTAAAAATATTTACAAATACGTATGTAATTATTTTAACCTTTTTTATCATTTGGATGTTTTTTTGGGATGACAATTCCTATTTAGTTCATCGTAGATTTAATTCAGAAATTAACGATTTAGAGCATGCAATTTCATCATATCAAAAGAAAATTAAAGAAGATAAAGCAACCATAAAAAAATTGCAAGATTCTCTTCAATTAGAACGTTTTGCAAGAGAAAAGTATTTAATGAAGAAAGAAAACGAAGATATTTATATTATTGAATTTGATAGCATAAAAAAATAA
- a CDS encoding NAD(P)H-dependent glycerol-3-phosphate dehydrogenase, protein MKLKVGLLGGGSWGTTVASLTAKNAETILWARNQETVNEINEHHTNEKYLPNAKLTSSLRASSSIKETVEEADVIVMGVPAQSFRKVLEEAKPHIRPWVPIINLAKGLEISTKMRMTEIVNEIMPGHPAGVLTGPNLAKEIHFGNAAAAVIAMVDKSIATRLQSVFSSGLFRVYTNTDVIGCELGGALKNIIAIATGMGDGANAGDNTRAAIITRGLSELTRLGIAMGGKQRTFAGLAGMGDLVATCSSAKSRNHHVGFQLGRGKSLGQIINEMNEVAEGVKTAKVVVELAKDYNVDMPISQEIYKVLYEGNTVNDAFKGLLRYEVGSEKEPG, encoded by the coding sequence ATGAAACTAAAAGTAGGATTATTAGGTGGTGGATCTTGGGGAACAACTGTTGCTTCTTTAACTGCAAAAAATGCGGAAACAATTCTTTGGGCAAGAAACCAAGAAACAGTTAACGAGATTAATGAGCATCATACAAATGAGAAATATTTGCCAAATGCTAAACTAACATCTTCCTTAAGAGCATCATCATCCATAAAAGAAACTGTAGAAGAAGCAGATGTTATTGTTATGGGCGTTCCTGCACAAAGTTTTAGAAAAGTTTTAGAAGAAGCAAAACCTCATATTCGACCTTGGGTTCCTATTATAAACTTGGCAAAAGGTTTAGAGATTAGCACAAAAATGCGAATGACAGAAATTGTTAACGAAATAATGCCTGGACATCCTGCAGGAGTTTTAACGGGTCCAAATTTGGCAAAAGAAATTCATTTTGGAAACGCTGCTGCTGCTGTTATTGCAATGGTTGACAAGTCTATTGCAACCAGATTACAAAGCGTTTTTAGTTCTGGTCTTTTTCGTGTGTATACAAATACAGATGTTATTGGTTGTGAATTAGGTGGCGCTTTAAAAAACATTATTGCCATTGCAACAGGAATGGGAGATGGCGCAAATGCAGGGGACAACACAAGAGCCGCAATTATTACCAGAGGTTTGTCGGAATTGACAAGGTTGGGAATTGCAATGGGTGGAAAACAAAGAACATTTGCAGGTTTAGCAGGAATGGGAGATTTAGTGGCAACTTGTTCGAGTGCTAAAAGTAGAAATCATCATGTTGGTTTTCAATTAGGAAGAGGAAAAAGTTTAGGGCAAATTATTAACGAAATGAATGAAGTTGCAGAAGGTGTAAAAACTGCAAAAGTTGTGGTAGAATTAGCAAAAGATTATAATGTTGATATGCCTATTTCTCAAGAAATTTATAAAGTTTTGTACGAAGGAAATACCGTAAATGATGCTTTTAAAGGGTTATTAAGATATGAAGTTGGCTCTGAAAAAGAGCCAGGATAA
- the scpA gene encoding methylmalonyl-CoA mutase, protein MSRKEVQHIKLIESNSNSKQEFSHENFIAGIAPNLRGPYSTMYVRRPWTIRQYAGFSTAEESNAFYRRNLEAGQKGLSVAFDLATHRGYDSDHERVQGDVGKAGVAIDSVEDMKVLFDQIPLDKMSVSMTMNGAVLPILAFYIVAAEEQGVSVEQLSGTIQNDILKEFMVRNTYIYPPAPSMKIIADIFKYTSNKMPKFNSISISGYHMQEAGATAEIELAYTLADGLEYIKKGIDAGMDIDSFAPRLSFFWAIGMDHFTEIAKLRAARMLWAKIVKQFNPKNPKSLALRTHCQTSGWSLTEQDPFNNVARTTIEAMAAVFGGTQSLHTNALDEAIALPTDFSARIARNTQIYLQEETHITKTVDPWAGSYYVEELTEKIANKAWKLMEEVAELGGMTKAIEKGIPKMRIEEAAAKKQAKIDSGQDVIVGVNKYQLEKEDPLHILDVDNEAVRKSQIDRLDKLKAERNTSAVNISLEALTKAAKTGEENLLDLAVKAARNRATLGEISDALEAAFGRHKAVHKTISGVYSKEIKEDKLFKKAKDLADKFAELEGRRPRIMIAKLGQDGHDRGAKVVATGYADLGFDVDIGPLFQTPIEATKQAVENDVHILGISSLAAGHKTLVPQVIAELKKYGREDIMVIVGGVIPAQDYQFLFDAGAVGVFGPGTKIAQAAIDMLTILIDSIVE, encoded by the coding sequence ATGAGTAGAAAAGAGGTTCAACATATAAAATTAATAGAAAGTAATTCTAATTCAAAACAAGAATTTTCACACGAGAATTTTATTGCAGGAATTGCTCCAAATTTACGTGGACCATATTCTACAATGTATGTTAGAAGACCTTGGACAATCAGACAATATGCAGGTTTTTCTACAGCTGAAGAAAGTAATGCTTTTTACAGGAGAAATTTAGAGGCAGGACAAAAAGGCTTATCCGTTGCTTTTGATTTAGCAACACACAGAGGTTACGATTCAGATCATGAACGTGTGCAAGGAGATGTTGGTAAAGCTGGTGTTGCCATAGATTCTGTGGAAGACATGAAGGTTTTATTCGACCAAATTCCATTGGATAAAATGTCCGTTTCTATGACAATGAATGGTGCAGTTTTACCCATTTTAGCATTTTATATTGTTGCTGCTGAAGAACAAGGAGTTTCTGTAGAACAACTTTCTGGAACTATACAAAATGATATTTTAAAAGAGTTTATGGTGCGAAATACGTACATCTATCCTCCTGCTCCATCCATGAAAATTATTGCGGATATTTTTAAATATACCAGTAATAAAATGCCAAAATTCAATTCTATTTCTATTTCTGGTTATCACATGCAAGAAGCTGGTGCAACAGCAGAAATTGAATTAGCATATACACTTGCAGATGGTTTAGAGTATATTAAAAAAGGAATTGACGCAGGAATGGACATCGATTCTTTTGCACCAAGATTATCATTTTTTTGGGCAATTGGAATGGATCATTTTACTGAAATTGCAAAATTAAGAGCAGCAAGAATGTTGTGGGCAAAAATTGTGAAACAATTCAACCCAAAAAACCCAAAATCTTTAGCATTAAGAACACATTGCCAAACAAGTGGTTGGTCTCTAACAGAACAAGACCCGTTTAATAATGTTGCCAGAACTACAATTGAAGCAATGGCTGCTGTTTTTGGTGGAACACAAAGTTTACATACAAACGCATTAGATGAAGCAATTGCTTTGCCAACAGATTTTTCAGCAAGAATTGCAAGAAATACACAAATTTATTTACAAGAAGAAACGCACATCACAAAAACTGTAGATCCCTGGGCTGGAAGTTATTATGTTGAAGAATTGACAGAAAAAATAGCCAATAAAGCTTGGAAATTAATGGAGGAAGTTGCAGAATTAGGTGGCATGACTAAAGCCATTGAAAAAGGAATTCCGAAAATGAGAATTGAGGAAGCTGCTGCAAAAAAACAAGCAAAAATTGATAGCGGACAAGATGTAATTGTTGGTGTAAATAAATATCAATTAGAAAAAGAAGATCCTTTACATATTTTAGATGTTGATAATGAAGCTGTTCGAAAATCTCAAATAGACAGATTAGATAAATTAAAAGCAGAGAGAAATACATCAGCAGTAAATATATCTTTAGAAGCATTAACAAAAGCTGCAAAAACTGGAGAAGAAAACTTATTAGATTTGGCTGTAAAAGCAGCAAGAAACAGAGCTACTTTAGGTGAAATATCAGATGCTTTAGAAGCAGCTTTCGGTAGACACAAAGCAGTACATAAAACAATTTCTGGCGTGTATAGTAAAGAAATAAAAGAAGATAAACTCTTTAAAAAAGCAAAAGATTTAGCAGATAAATTTGCTGAATTAGAAGGAAGGCGCCCAAGAATTATGATTGCCAAATTAGGGCAAGATGGTCATGACAGAGGTGCAAAAGTTGTGGCAACTGGTTATGCAGATTTAGGTTTCGATGTAGACATTGGTCCACTTTTTCAAACTCCCATTGAAGCAACAAAACAAGCTGTAGAAAATGATGTTCATATTTTAGGAATTTCTTCTCTTGCTGCTGGACACAAAACATTAGTACCACAAGTTATTGCAGAATTAAAAAAATACGGACGAGA
- a CDS encoding methylmalonyl-CoA mutase subunit beta, producing the protein MGKFLFNEFEKSSASAWKQKIQVDLKGADYNDTLLWKTNEDVVVKPFYTSEDRTHQEISTPEKDFVVCQTIFIDDEKIANSLALDAFKRGAKAIQFKANSKFDYKTVFQNIKFNKTLIYFSFSFLNDEFQLEIAKFISSNNIYFQNDIIGNLAETGNWHINLKEDHKKLEEIVKSTNNCISISGDLYQNAGANITQQLAYSLAHANEYLNHFGGEIANKIHFKFSVGSNYFFEIAKLRAFRILWKTLLKEYNIVDSEAHLFVQPSIRNKTLYDYNVNMLRTSSEYMSAILGGSNTVSTVSYDAIYHKSNEFGERIARNQLLILKEESGFTNAQNFADGTYYIESLTEQLSEKALTIFKNIEKGGGFLRQLKDGIIQKKIKESAIKEENQLDKKEISLVGTNLQQNKKDTMKDHLELYPFVKQRNIKTLIPPIIRNRLSETIEKERLELEKN; encoded by the coding sequence ATGGGTAAATTTCTATTTAATGAGTTTGAAAAAAGTTCTGCATCTGCTTGGAAACAGAAAATTCAAGTAGATTTAAAAGGAGCAGATTATAATGATACGCTACTTTGGAAAACCAATGAAGATGTAGTTGTAAAACCTTTTTACACGTCAGAAGATAGAACTCATCAAGAAATAAGTACTCCAGAAAAAGATTTTGTCGTTTGCCAAACTATTTTTATTGATGATGAAAAAATAGCAAATTCTTTAGCTCTAGATGCATTTAAAAGAGGCGCAAAAGCAATTCAATTTAAAGCAAATTCTAAATTCGATTATAAAACAGTTTTTCAAAATATTAAATTCAATAAAACACTTATTTATTTTAGTTTTTCTTTTTTGAATGATGAATTTCAGCTAGAAATCGCAAAATTCATAAGCTCAAACAATATCTATTTCCAAAATGATATTATTGGTAATTTAGCCGAAACTGGCAATTGGCATATCAACTTAAAAGAAGATCATAAAAAGTTAGAAGAGATTGTAAAATCTACTAATAATTGTATTTCAATTTCTGGAGATCTGTATCAAAATGCAGGTGCAAATATTACACAACAATTAGCATATTCTCTGGCACATGCAAATGAATATTTAAATCATTTTGGTGGAGAAATTGCCAATAAAATTCACTTTAAATTTTCTGTAGGAAGTAACTATTTCTTTGAAATTGCAAAATTAAGAGCTTTTAGAATTCTTTGGAAAACACTTTTAAAGGAATACAATATTGTAGATTCGGAAGCTCATTTATTTGTTCAACCAAGTATTCGTAATAAAACATTGTATGATTATAATGTAAATATGTTAAGAACTTCTTCGGAATATATGAGTGCTATTTTAGGCGGTTCTAATACAGTATCTACAGTTTCTTACGATGCAATTTATCATAAATCGAATGAGTTTGGAGAACGAATTGCAAGAAACCAATTGTTAATATTAAAAGAAGAAAGCGGTTTTACGAATGCACAAAATTTTGCAGATGGTACTTATTATATAGAATCATTAACGGAACAACTTTCAGAAAAAGCTCTAACAATTTTTAAAAATATAGAAAAAGGTGGTGGTTTTTTACGCCAATTAAAAGACGGAATAATTCAGAAAAAAATTAAAGAAAGTGCTATTAAAGAAGAAAATCAACTTGATAAAAAAGAAATTTCTTTGGTAGGAACTAATTTACAACAAAACAAAAAAGATACAATGAAAGATCATTTAGAATTGTATCCGTTTGTTAAACAACGAAATATAAAAACATTAATTCCCCCAATAATTAGAAATCGTCTTTCTGAAACAATAGAAAAAGAAAGGTTAGAATTGGAAAAGAATTAA